The genomic region AGCGGCCGGGGTCCACGGCCACCAGGCGGGCGCAGCGCACGGCCCAGGTGGTTGCCGCGTGCCACACGAAGGGCAGGCTGGCGGTCCGTTCCGCGGCGAGCAGAAGGACCTCGTCCAGGCAGATGGACAGCAGGCGGTCGTGGGCGGGGCAGGTGGCGGCCATGTCCAGCAGGTGGCCGAGGGCGAGGCGCAGGGGCTCGTCCACGGCCACGCGCAGGGCCTCGAGGCAGAACGCGGCAGGGGCGGGCGCCGCTCTTCCGGCCGAGGCGAGCCTGGCGAGCGTGCTTTCGTCGAGGGACAGGCAGAGGGAGAGGAAGCGTCCGCTGTCCGGGGCCGGAATGTTCTCGATGGCGATCTCGAAGCCGCCCGGGAGGAGGAACATCCCCCCGCGCGGCACGGTGAGGCTCTGCCCGTCGTGCAGCAGGAGCTTGCTGCCGTCGAGGATGACCACGGCGATCGGGCAGGCCGCGCTGACGTTGTGCAGTTTGCTGCGGGCAAGGTTGCAGACGGCCCCGACGCAGGGAAGGGAGGATATCCCTTCCTCGGCGGGCCGGGCCAGGGCCTTGTCCAGCTTGCGGGCCAGATCGCGCACTGTCGTCATGCGCGGCATGCTAGGCCAAAATGCCTTGCAGGGCCAGTCGTTCAAGGGCGTCGGAGGGGCTGCCGCGCGCCGTGTCTTCAGGGGAGTGGAAAGACGAAAACGCCGCGTCCGGATGCCGGGCGCGGCGTTTTCGTGTGCGGCCGACGGGGATGGACAGGACCGTCCCCGGGCCGTGCGGGCGGAGCGGGGAGCTAGTCCGGCAGCATCCAGCCCTTGGTGCCCTTGATGAACTCGTGCTTGCCCTCGATGGTGCAGACCGAGCCGGGGGCGAAGTTGCCGCACTTGGCCTGCAGGGAGACGAGGTCCGGGAGCGCGGAGAAGGCGCCGAAGGTCTTGCCGGAGCCCATGCGGCTGGCGAACTCCTCGGGCGTGACCTTGAAGGCCACGGTGGACTTGTCCAGCACCACCCACTTGTCTCCGTCCTTGTAGGCGTTGGAGATGGTGTAGTCCTTCACCTCGAGCACGCCCTTGTGCTCCATCTGCCCCCAGAGCAGGGGCTCCAGGTCGCTCGCCGAGGGGCCACCGTCGCCGCAGGCCACGGACAGGGCCAGGATGATGGCCACGCCCAGGAGCAGGGCCTTGAAGCCCGGGGTGCGGTCGCTGCAACTGCGCAGCGGATGTTTCATGATCATGCCTCCTTGGTGTTCTCGCGCAACTCGCGCAGCGCCTCCAGGACCTCCTGCGCGTGCCCGGCGGCCTTGGCCACCTTGGGCCAGGCGCGCGCCACGCGGCCGTCCGGGCCGATGAGGAAGGTGGAGCGCACCACGCCGAGCGATACCTTGCCGTAGAGCGTCTTTTCGCGCCACGCGCCGTAGGACTCGATGGCCAGCTTACCCACGTCCGAGAGCAGGGGGATGGTCAGCTGCTGCTTCGCGATGAACTTGGCGTGGCTGCCGAGCGAATCGCGGCTCACGCCCACGACGCTTGCGCCGAGCTTCTCGAACTCCGGCACCAGGGCCGAGAACTCCACGGCCTCGGTGGTGCAGCCGGACGTGCTGTCCTTGGGATAGAAGTAGACCACCAGCCACTTGCCCGTGAAATCCTTCGGACCCAGCAGCCGCCCGTCGCTCGCGGGCAGGGAGAAGGCCGGGGCGAGATCGCCCTCGACCGGAATGTATGGATCGCTCATGCATGCCTCCAGATTCGCGTTTCCCCCTCGCTGCGACAGCAGTCCTTATAATCCCTCGCCGCGAAATGTGAAGCCCGCGAAGGGGCAAAAATCGTGCCGTGGGGCCTGCTTGCGGGAGGCTTCCGACCGCGGGCGGCTGAGCGCGGCAGGGCGCAGGGGGGACAGGGAAGCGCATTCGGCCCGATTTTATTTGCCCGCACGCGCGCGGGGGTGCTAGTGTCGTCGCCGAATCCGTCCCGTTCTCCGTCCCGGTCCGCGCACGGCTCTCCAGGTCCCGGAGGGCCGGACCGGGCAAAGCGCAAGGAGCTTTCATGGAACTGTCCGCCAAGACCAGGCTCGGCCCTCTTCTCGACAAGTATCCCTTCCTCCTCGACTTTCTCCTCGCCAAGTCGCCCGTCTATTCCAAGCTGAAGAACCCGCTCCTGCGCAAGACGCTGGCCAAGGTCGCGCCGCTGTCGCAGGCTGCGGCCATGGGCGGATTCGAGGAGACCGCGCTGCTTTTCGAGATCGCGGCCGAGATCTTCCGCAGGACCGGCGAGCCCGTGACCGTGGCCAACGCGGGTGGAGAGCCGCGGGCGGAGCCGCCCGAAGCGGCGGGAGCAGCGCGGGACGCGGCGGTCGAGTCCCTGGGCGAAGGGCAGTCGCGCGCGGAGCGGGTGCGCGTGCTCAAGGACATCGTCATGCGTCTGCACAGAGGCGAGCAGCTTGCGGACGTGCGCGCCGAGTTCCACGAGCTGCTGCACGACGTCTCCCCGGCCGAGATCGGGGCCATGGAGCAGGAGCTGGTGGCGGACGGCGTGCCGGAATCCGAGATCAAGCGGCTGTGCGAGCTGCACGTGGAACTCTTCACCGCCGGGACCGAGGCGCCCGAGCTGCCGCCCGTCCTGCCCGGCCACCCGCTGCACACCTACCGGGCCGAGAACCGC from Desulfovibrio sp. X2 harbors:
- a CDS encoding helix-turn-helix transcriptional regulator yields the protein MTTVRDLARKLDKALARPAEEGISSLPCVGAVCNLARSKLHNVSAACPIAVVILDGSKLLLHDGQSLTVPRGGMFLLPGGFEIAIENIPAPDSGRFLSLCLSLDESTLARLASAGRAAPAPAAFCLEALRVAVDEPLRLALGHLLDMAATCPAHDRLLSICLDEVLLLAAERTASLPFVWHAATTWAVRCARLVAVDPGRSWTALEMARRLGTSERTLRRMLAAEGTAVRTVLRTVRLNAALNLLQGGRTSVGEAAARCGYDSASRFAAVFREHFGASPSDVLRCNAVCGQ
- a CDS encoding peroxiredoxin, producing the protein MSDPYIPVEGDLAPAFSLPASDGRLLGPKDFTGKWLVVYFYPKDSTSGCTTEAVEFSALVPEFEKLGASVVGVSRDSLGSHAKFIAKQQLTIPLLSDVGKLAIESYGAWREKTLYGKVSLGVVRSTFLIGPDGRVARAWPKVAKAAGHAQEVLEALRELRENTKEA